DNA sequence from the Corvus hawaiiensis isolate bCorHaw1 chromosome 6, bCorHaw1.pri.cur, whole genome shotgun sequence genome:
AACGCGGTTTCTCAGAAATGCCTTAAAATGGGGATCGAGGCTGGGAAAATTGGGTGGCCCTTTCCACCTTTGAGGGATGCTCTGATAGGTTCTTAGAGCCGTGTTGTACGGAGCCCTTAAGGCCTCACTGCCTGTTTAACCACAAGAGGGTGTTGGTGCATCGACTGAGAAGATGAAATGAGCTGCAGGAAGTTGGCAGTCCTGACAGTGCTGCTTTTGTGTATCCAGGAGCTGGAGAATGCTGAGTTCATCCCCATGCCTGACAGCCCCTTTCCACTGAGCATGGCTTCTTCAGAGCCTGAGAAGGAGACTCTTCCTTACCAGAAACTTCAGGGACTCAAAGTGGCCTCTGAGGAACCTGTTGGATTAAACAAGCCCAAAACGGAGCCCTGGGTAAAGTTATCCAAGTGAATGCATGGCTAAAAGCTCTTGGGGACCATAAATGGCAATGTTTGAATTGTGGGAGAGCTGAGAAGAGACTGTTGGATTGGCCTAATTCATCTGGATGAGGAAAAGAGGGCTGGTGATAATCAGAGATGatgctgcaaagagaaaaattccCAAGGATCTAGAACACAGAGCTGATTCGTGGTCAGATTTAAAGTAATGAGATCAGTTCTGTGGAAAAATGTGCTTAATGCAATTGGAAAAAAGAAGCCAAGGGCTCAGAAGCCTagcagaaaatagaaatttagaaagcagaattttctgtgAGATAGGAAGAAGAATTGATACAGAAAATTGCTGAAAAATTACAACCTGTGGGACTACCTAGCTCCAGGAGTTTTCTGTCCCAAGAGGGGAGACAGATCCTACGCTTAGGGAAATGGGGGTAAACTAGATGGATTTTGGTGATAGGAGGATGGGAACAAGCTtcccaggaaaaggaggaagctAGCAGCTTTGTACAGAAGACAGAAGGAGAAGTAGCTTGTTGACCCTGGCTGCTAGAAGTTTGGCAAGCGGGGAAACAAGATAACATGCTGagcatgtttttttcttgtggcaTATAcaactcctggccttgcactCAAACCTGGCCTGACTTCTTTCCATATCTCTGCAGCCTACTTGCCTGAGTCCAACCTTGCCGTGTGGTGAAGGGAAGGATGCATCTCCTGGGACAGGCTGCGTGTGCAGTGCTCTGCAAGTGGAGGTGACACACCTCCGAGGCCTGGTTTTACAGTGTCTGGATGATCAGAAGAAACTGCAGCAGGAAACCATTCGTCTGAGTGCCCAGCTCCAGCGgttctgcaggaggatggaggaaATGCAGCAGGTGAGAATCTGTCACCTGAGTGCACATCATGCTCAGGGCTCACCATGCTCCTGCAGATTGTGGAGGCTGTGCAGAAGGAAGCAGCTCTTAACAGCCATCTCCATCAGAGCAGAATTTGGTGGGACTAAGAATGGTGCCTGTTTCTTGTATAAGCTGCTGATGCAGGCTCTAATAGTAGCAAATTAGGAATGAAGCCAAGAAGAGTTTCTTCTGAGGATAGCCCACTCTTTGCGGGACCTGGGATTTCCCTTTATTTCTCCTGATGAGAAGGGATGGGCAGTCAGATGTTGCGAAGGGCCACAAATGGCTGTGGAGAATACAAACTGGGCACTGTGCAGCTTCTAGCTTTTTTGCAGCTAGTCCTGGCGCTGTTTGGGTAACTGCTGTGTGTTTTGACAGGTGAAGGTTCATTCCAAAGGAACACAGACTACCaaagaggagatggaagtggatcCGAAACCTGATGTGGATTCAGATTCCTGGTGTCTCCTGGGAACGGACTCGTGCCGCTCCAACCTCTAGTCTCCTGAGCCCACTGGGATCCATCTAACTTCACAGCACACTAACTGAATGCAGAGAGCGGCTTTTCTGGCGTCAGGTCACTCGCAGACAAGGAGCGAGGCCGGAGGCTCCAGAGCAGCACCCATGTACGTTTGATATGAACTAGGAGTGAGTTTGAGAGGGGGAGGGCCCTTGAGCTCTAGGCCAGCTCAGTGattgaagcagcagcagctcctcttttTACCTTATCTGTCAGTTCTGCACGTGAGGCAGAACGGCCCCATTATGGCGATGGCTCCAGTAGCAGCTTGTGGCCCTTTCATTGTTTCACTGTTTCCTGGGAGCTGCCTTTGGGACCCCAGTATTCATCACTGCATCTCTAGATGAGAGGAGGAAACATGTTTTGTACTGAAGCTGGCTGAACCCTAAGATTCGCCACCTTCACTTCAGAGGGGTGAAGGACTAGGATCCTCTCCTTACCACATGGTAAGGCCCCGCCGGTGAggctgcttccctctgctcagGGGCAGAGGGACCAGCGAGCGTATCATTCTGGAGGCAGTGGAGATGTTCCTCTTAGGGAGATAATGGCAGACAGCATGTCCCTGGCCTTGAGGCATAGCTTCTGGCCATATGGCTGTGTCCACTGGTCTGTAGAGACAGAGTTTGAAGGCTGTATTCTGGGTGCTGAGGGCTTTCCAACTTCCAGGCAATGCACCGAGATGAGTGAATCAGGTGTTTCCCGTAGCAGTAGTGGGAACTGTCTGAGATGAGATCTGTAGTTCTCAGTTTCAGACCACCTGCTTCCCAACCAGATGCCAAGCATCTGGGCCTCAGACTAAGTTACCCGTTTCTTGCTCCAGCTATTCAACTTTGTTTGGGTGCCAGAGTTTCTGGTTTCTTGGCATAAGCCTGTAGCTGCTCCCTGCTTGGCTTCTCTTCTGCTCAGTCCCTGTGCCTACGCTCTTGTGTGGGTGTGGGAAGAATCCGTGTTTTTCCACTCAGTGTTTTGATGAAGCTGGAATGCCATTTCCTACCCAGAATAGGTCACTACTGCTGTGGTCACAGGATGTAGCCTTCCCCAAAGACCATGAATGATCAAATCTCAGTCCGGAATTCACCTTCTTTCAAGAAGTGAGAAGCTTTCCCAAGAAAATTGGAGATGGGAAGAGGCATGGTCCGATGCTCAAgatttcctcattttctgttAGAGAATTAGGTTAATTTTATTCCCCTTAAATTTATTAGCAAACTGACTGTGAAGTAAAGCTTATGGGATTGGTAGAATCCCTGGGAGCAGCTAGCTTCCCCTGCCATACATGGCGCCTCTAAGGAGTCCTGCGTTCCTCTCACCTTTGCTGTGAGAGTGGGGTTGTGATTTCATCAGGCTTAAATGATCCCCATCAATGGCATGTTACTAGAATTGCCTTAGGTCTACTGGAGGTGGATATCGTGTCACCTCTGACAGATCTCTTTTGAGATTGTTCCGGGGCATCCAGCATTCCCCGTTTGTCTCTAGAGGTGGATGCCAAACCATTTGCTTGTAACGTAATGCTCCTAAAATACTTCTTTAGTGCCCATTGCTAGTATCTGGGAGCTGAATCAAGTGCCATCTTCCCAATGCAGTGTCCAGGGCAAGGATCGTTCCAGTGTGCCTGTCCATTGGTACCaaaagcagggcaggagagcccTCCTGGGAGGGGGTGAGCCTCAGGTACAGCCAGGCTTGTTTGCCCTTGTGACTCTGCTCTCCTTTCCCCCGTGTGTGTTGGAGCCAGTTCTCAGTTCAGGGTCCCGGCTTGAGGGTCGTTGGTCACATTGCAAACAGTGCCTTCGAGGAGTGAAAAGTTGAGCCTGAGCCATGTCCAATAAGCAAGCACCAAGCTGATGAGAGTCGCTCTTCTGCAGTGCACTGCTATCCTCATTTCTCAATGCTCTGCAGTTGGGAAGCTAGGTGCACAGACTGGATTCCCCTTGGATCTAGTGGAGGATTAGGGTTCCTGACAGAAGATGCCCTGTGCTCCACAATCTCATATGTGCCTTAGAGGATTCACGCTATCCAGGTTGTGCCTGTTACAGACCACAGATTTCACACCAGCCAGCTatgcaacaaaaaaagcagtttaaagGTAGCACCTTTGTCTTGGGCTGAAAATGGAAAGGCAGGTGGGCAGAAGTGCCTTCGAGCAGTTTCAAGCCCTTTTTACTTCTCCCCTTCTTGCAGTGCTAGCTCTATATGTGTTGGTCTCCTGCTAGTATTGCTACTGAGTTGTTGTAGTGGAACACAACTTACGCCTGCTCTGACACTCTAGCTGAAAACTAGTTTGTCGTCATCTTTCATTGAAAGGTTAAAGGGTGGAGTGGTTTGgaatttctgtttaaataaatgtttaaactcatatttctgtgtttggagtttttttcttgtctttttttttccgagaggggaaagggaaatatGTATACAGTTATCTGGTTTTGTGGCATTCTggttttgattattttcttttgcttatagAAAGAGGGTGAAAGGGCTTTTAGGTTCTTTCctgtggtaaaaaaaaaagtcagtttctGTGTCCCTTCATTTAAAAAAGCCAAcaacaatcaaacaaaaaaccaattCTTTTCTCATACTGCTACATCTCCTCCTAGTGACGTCAGgagcttttgtgtgtgtgtgtgtgtgtttatttccaCAGTTTGAGTGCCAAGTGGGGAAATGAGTAACAGGAAGAAAGGCTTAAAGGGAAGAAGTACCTGCTTCTCTCAGAAGAGCTTCACTGATCATTAAGGCCTACAGAAGGGAGAACCTGCCTGACACCTGCTCAGCCAACTGCTCCTGCACTATGCTTAAAGCCTGTCACTTTTATCAGGAGTTGTATTAAATTGTGACTTATCTTGAAAGGCGGAGCAGAGttaaatacttaaaattcaCTAGAGGTGTGGATGCTGAAAATGCAGCATGTCTCTGAGTGGGGGATTGTACTGCAGGAGTAAAAGAGGAAGCTGAGCTGGCGTGAATGACATGGCTTGAGTAGAGTCAGGGTGACTAAGCATGATAGCAAAGCAGCACCCTAAATCTCTGTGCTGAGCCTGATACTTTGTCTAATATGTTACTAAGTTTTAAACCAGTTATCAGAGACTTTCTGGATACTGAAACAACAGCAAAGAGGGGAGAACTGCCCACAGTTAGCTCCAAAACAGGTAACGAATGAAGCCTGGTGATTTAATATTAATAACTTTTTCTTAATCTACAGTTTCAGTCTTTTCAATCTCAGTGTTAGCTATTTACCTGCCAGTTATGAGAAGTCCCCAACACATGGGCTTATTTTACAGCATCAAATGCTTTTCAGTGTGTATCCACATGTCACCATTTACAATCTGCTGACCTTTAGGGTCCACTAAATATAGTCAATAAAACATAGTGCAAGGGAAACAGTTAATATTAGAAGACAGGCAGTGGTGCTGAATTTTTTAACTAGTGTGTTCAATTCACTTATACCTTTCATGAATTCAGGGAGGCTGGCATAAAGGTTTCAGTTTACCCCTTTCCTACCTCTTGCTATCCTGTTTTTTTGAAACACTGCAGTTAAAGCATTGGCCTTGCTTCTCTGATCAGTTTGGATacagcaaattattttcccttcttttgagtctgctttttctctcaggTTTGTACACTCATTGTTGGCCGGCACAGTGCAGCAATGATCCTTTCTGGAACCTTCATGCTTTTCCAGGATGTGCCAAGGGATTGATATTTCTGCTCACATATCTATAGGACAGAAGCTCTCCAAGCTCTTTCAGGAGTCAGGTTCACACATTGAAGGCCGGAATATTTCTTCATATTCAGCTTCTGACTATTCCAGCTTAATCTCATTGCTTCAGATCTTTCCCTAGGTTCccatgagctgctgctctgctacCGGAGGACTTGCAAAAGGAGCCGCTGGAgtttttttgttccttgttcACTTCTTGTTGCAACTTTCTCATACAAAGTAGTCTTTCTTACTGTGAGAACACTCTGTGaccatttaaaataacttttacaCAAGAGAACtagtttaatatatttaataatcAGAATCTAGAAAAATCTcgggaagaaaacaaagaagggATATGTTTTTGTCATAATTCCCTACCATTGCAGCAACCAAGATGAATATAAGCAGATGACTTAAGGAAGGGTGCAAGCTTTGTTTTTTAGAAGTCCCTAGCAACTTGGCCTGCAGGAAaactccatttttaaaaatactaaatctGAATGTGATGCTTGTTCTGTTACCTCAAGGGCCTGGTTGGTTCAGCGTATCCCTGTTGTTCTATACACATGAATTGACATATGGATTTGAACAGTAAGTGCCTGCTAGTGCTAGGTTTTCTAACCCCTGGAATTTCTGATCCTGAGCTTCTTTTGCTGAGGAAAGGGACATTTCTCGTAGGGCAACTCAGGGCACAGGTCAAAGTATACAAGTTCTGTTATTCAGCTTATACATCCTGAGCTGTTCACTTGCTGTACATAGAAGCTTGCAGCCAGTGCTGAGactacagaaaacacaaatgtcTATTGCTGGGAATTGGCAAAAAACAGGTAGGGAATCAGAGCAGCAGGTACAGCTGGGCACTGCCTCATCAGCGCCTCCTCTGTGGTGGAGGTGGGGGCCTATTCTTTATGTTCTTGCATTTGGGAATGTGTCTCTCGGCTGCTCGGGGAGCAAACTTGCGTCCACAGTAGGTGCAGGCAACGTAGTCTGGATTTTCAATGGGAGGCAATGGGGGCAGGTCCTTCCCCCCCTTAGCAAGGATTTGCTGCACCTGGCGGGCCTGTGAGACGATGTGGATGAGAGCCTCGTGCTTCTGCTTCCAGTTGTTCTTTCTGGGTGGTGTTTTACTCTGCAGAAGGGAAAGGCAGTCAGAGCAACTGGGACCACCATCAGCCTCCACTCTCAAACTCACACTCAGAGCCCAACCCATGTCACCTGGTCCTGTGCATTCCCTGTTGACGTAAAACCCAGCCTGACAAGCTCAGTCCCACAAAGGGAATCAAAAAGACCAGCACGAAGGAGGATGTAAAGGAAATACTGATGGAAACACCAGTATTTACAAAGAGCTTGAGGATAACTAGAAAAGCAAGCAGTAGGGCCAAGGAAGCAGAGAGGGTTCCTATATCTGCTTTGCAGGAACAGAGCTGCATGTTTCCACTACCTTCATTTTAACAGACTGTGTTATTATCTGGATTTTCAgtcagctccctgcagcccctgatgTCACAGAGCTTTACTGCAGCAGAAGTCTGCATCCTAACTACAGCAAAGAAGTGAGCTTTCTCCAGTAGTACACCCTTGACACATTATAAAGCTAAGTCAGGACTCCTGCCTCCATCTATGAGATTGCAAATGGATCTATTAATCCATTTGGCAAGAACCTTTCAGAGGCAATAGCTGGATTTTATCCCTTAGCCTCATGTACATGGGAAGGTGCTTGCGTCTCAGTCAGATGTTGAAGTGGAAGGAGTGTGAGCAGTACATGTGGATCCAGGGAGGCAAGGGACTACACATTACCTGAGGACTCCTTGAGCTCTTCCGCTGCTGATATTGTTCCAGTTCTGTTCCCCTAGCTCTGGCCTTGCTGGAGTCAAACACTTTCCTCTTGGAGTCTTGGTTCTTGCCACAGATACTCATGTGTTTCTCAAGCCTGGTGCAGAGAAACTTACGTTTGCAGAAGCTGCATTGTCCAAACCCCACCTGCTCCGCAGCACTGGCAGACTGCATGGATAGCATCTCTGCAGATGGGTGGTCATCAGAATCTTGGTCTGAgagggcagagagagaaaggCTATGTTTTGGGGCCAGTTTTGAACAAGAAGCTAAATGCTCCATGGGTATGTTGTCTTgcattttgctgttgtttgttttgttgtattttgtgGCCACCAGCCACCCCTTGAATTTCCCCACAGCCAGTTCTTGGGGGTGGAGAGTGGTGTCAGGCTTGGGGATAGTGTCCTCTGCAGACTGTGCTCCACTGAAGATCCCGACACCTGGCCTGTCTGCAGCTCTGAAAGTTTTCTCTTCAGGGTGCCTTGTGGCTTTTTGCTCATGGGTCCTTTCCACTTCACTGTCTCTTCTCTCCACTACCTTGATACGCTCCTTCTCTCTTTGAATCCTCCTAAGTGTCTCCACTGTCCTCCTCAGCTTCTCTCCAAGAATggcctttttcttttgaattgcCTCTTCTAGGTTCCTTCTATCTGCCTCCAGCTTTAGGATATAGGCCAGGTCTGTCCTGTATAGATGGGGGACTGATGGTTCAGGCTTTCCTACCCAAGGGCGGAGCACTGCAGCTAACTGAGACCTCCCTGCTGGAACCATCCCTTTGCTTATTGAGCTTGATCTACTATTTGGAGCTTCCTGCACATACGGGGGACTTCCAGTGCTGAGCAGTGGAGCACTTGCACTCTTGTGGTGAGAAATTGGTTGCAGGGGATATGCACGGTCCACTCCTTCTTTCTGTCTGCCTAGTGATTCAGCTGACAGAGCACAGGCCTGGCGGATGAGATACTTGCTCTCTGGTCTGCCTGAACAGAAGCCTCCATGCCTGGGTCTGTCCTGAGCGCTTTCTGCAGACATTGAATAGGAATATCTTCGGTTCTTTTGGGCACAGAGATCTTTTAAACTTTCCTCTTTGTCAAGTATGAATCCATGCTGAAAGTTGTTCTGCTGGTGTTTTGGCTGGGAACCAGGAGCAAGCTTAGTAGCTGGCGCCACAGGAGCCACCGGTGGAAAAAAAGCCATTCAGCGCCTGAGAAAGAGCCTGAGGTTAGAAGCAAAGCCATTACAGACAATTTTATCCAAAAACTGGACAAATCTTCTCCTAATAGTTTATGCGTGGAGGCTGCAGACAGAGGTTATAATAAGTATTAGTGAAGGTTTTGTAACTTCTCTGCTTTCTATAAATCTTTACATTCCTTCCATTTAGGGAGCTCCCATGCTGCCTCTACTGGTCCCAACGGTTTATACAGCCAGAAATAAGACacacttttatttctctttccgTCTGAGCCCTGCCTTATCACGGTAGCAGCAGAAATACACTGCAGTGACAGAGGTTTCCCTTAACGTGTCCCTCCAGTTCTGGCAATGTGATCCACCAGTATGTCACACAGATCTGACAAGCAGGAGTCCGACCAAGCTCGGCACAGTCTTCCTGTGGCTCGTTCCACCACATCCCCCGAGGTATGTCGAGTGCTCACGCCGCGGGGCGAGCGGGGTTACCTGCGGGGCTACGCCCGGCGCTCCGCCGGCCTCCCTCCTCGGCAAGCTGCGTCGCCACACGCTGCGCTTATGGCCCAAGAGACCCCTCCGGCTTCCCGCGGCTCCCGGGGCCCGGGCGCGGAGCCGTgcccgccgcgccccccgccgCTGCTGGCGGCTGTTGCCGGGAGACCGGCGCCGCTCCGGCCAGCGCGCGCCCCCGGACCGCTCCCGGCCGCGAGGCCGTTCCACGGCGGAACGAGCGCGGCGGCCGTGGGCGGGCCTAATGCATTATTCATGAGCCGCCCCGTATGCATTATTCATGAGGTGGCGAATgagggcccggcccggccccgctgcggCTCTTCATTGGCCGCAGCAGGGGGGCCACGC
Encoded proteins:
- the ZC2HC1C gene encoding zinc finger C2HC domain-containing protein 1C, with translation MAFFPPVAPVAPATKLAPGSQPKHQQNNFQHGFILDKEESLKDLCAQKNRRYSYSMSAESAQDRPRHGGFCSGRPESKYLIRQACALSAESLGRQKEGVDRAYPLQPISHHKSASAPLLSTGSPPYVQEAPNSRSSSISKGMVPAGRSQLAAVLRPWVGKPEPSVPHLYRTDLAYILKLEADRRNLEEAIQKKKAILGEKLRRTVETLRRIQREKERIKVVERRDSEVERTHEQKATRHPEEKTFRAADRPGVGIFSGAQSAEDTIPKPDTTLHPQELAVGKFKGWLVATKYNKTNNSKMQDNIPMEHLASCSKLAPKHSLSLSALSDQDSDDHPSAEMLSMQSASAAEQVGFGQCSFCKRKFLCTRLEKHMSICGKNQDSKRKVFDSSKARARGTELEQYQQRKSSRSPQSKTPPRKNNWKQKHEALIHIVSQARQVQQILAKGGKDLPPLPPIENPDYVACTYCGRKFAPRAAERHIPKCKNIKNRPPPPPQRRR